The Tenrec ecaudatus isolate mTenEca1 chromosome 4, mTenEca1.hap1, whole genome shotgun sequence region AAACTGTAATATCATCTGATCTCTCTTCTGACTCATTCAAAAATTGTTTCAGTTTGATAAAAGGTGAAGGAAAGAGACACATgaactaagcctccagtgaattccctcgcCCATAGGCTAGGGATGCGAATAGTCTTGCTATCCTGCAGAATGCTCTGGAAAGTGGAATACTGCAGAAGCAGTTAGGTTaacatttaacaccttatcagtggatctcccttttgattcactttaaatttgttctagagtTTAATATTCCCTGTTCTTTATTCTATTGAAGTTTTtccctcttttatttttattttttttgtttatattttatgtatatgaaatccagtataaataaatctacagagacagtaactaggaTTAACAGTTTTTTTTGTGTGGGTAtaacaggggaggttggggggaaaggaggagctaatagcaatgagtacaagaaagaagaaaatgttctgaaacattGGTTTCTAATAACAAATAGTTTATTATGATGTGATATTATTATGTTAAACCTAACACGTTATTATGTGTGATATTAAAGGTATTTTGTGTAGCAAGTTTATTTTATATGTTatccaagccctggtggcatagtgggttatactttgggctgctaactcaaggtcaaacccatcagcctctatttgggagaaagatgaggttttctactgctgtaaagagtgacagtctcccaaccccccaggagtgcgtctactctgtcccacagagttgccatgagtctgaattgctcggtggaagtgagtttggagaATGAAGGCAAACATTTGATTAACTGATGTTAAATGTGAACCATCCTATGTGCAAATTCCACTTAAAGACACACTTAGTAACAACGGAACTTGCTTACAGTCTGGAGGTGGCCTGAACATATTGTGTCCACACAACACTTACATAGTCATATTTTATAGAACATTTTGAGACTGTCAAACGACTCATGGCTGTATTATAAAAAGAAAGATATACACAAATGCATGAttttagcaacaaaaacaatgtttaaaaaatagaGCAGTCTTAGACTGAAAAACTGGCAACTGGTCTTGTGAAAACGTAATGAAGGCCCCGAGCAGGTAGACCTTCAGAAATGACACTCATTTATGATCAGAGGCACGAGGATGACAAAAAGGAACAAATTTATGCAAGTTAATGGGGACAAGCTGGGTTCTAAAGCCACACTGTCTGACAGAGGCAGAGGCTCTCAGCACTACACCACACTCTCTGCTTGCTCCCTGGGTCCCTGAGCAGCAGCTCCTCCAGGTTCCTCCCCCTCAGGAGTGTCCTGCAGTGCTCTCTGGAGAACCATCCTGAGAGTTGACTTAAGCCGCTGCTGCCGCTGCCGAAAGGAGCCAACGAAGAAGTAGATGATGGGGTTGGCACTGCTGTTAACACAGGAGAATAGATTAAACCATATATAGGGTAACCGACCATATGCGTCCACCATCCAAGGTACTAGGAACCAACCAAATGCAAAGGGCAGGCCACACAGTAGAAAGACCAACACGGTGATCAGAATGGTCACAATGAGCCTGGTCATCTTCCTCCTCCGGGAGCCATAGAACACCTTCACCAGCAGAGCCAGGCTAGACACACAGAGAATCACAAATAAGAAAGTCAGCCACGTGCATAGGAAGAAATCAAATAACCAACACAAATCGTAAGAGACTGTACAGAGGAGACTTTCTAGGGAGGCCAGCACCAGGGACAGCGCCCAGATGATTGCACAGCTGACCCCTGACATATGAGGTGGGCGGCGGCAGCGGTACCAAATGGGGCACACGATGGACAGGCATCGTTCGGTGGCAATGGCGCTGAGGAGGCTCATGCCTGCCAGGTAGGGAAATAATAACACAACGTTGATGACAAGGTTGTAAAAGGCAAAAATGACTCGGAAATAATCGATGAGTACCATCAGTGCGTGTGCAGTCGTGGAGCCGAGAACTAGGCAGTCGGCCACAGCCAGGTTGAGGATGTAGACACAGAAGGGGTTCCTCCGCAGGCGGAAGCCCAGCAGCCAGATCACGACCGCGTTTCCTGCCAGCCCACACAGGGCAATCACGATGGCCAGCAAACTCGGGATCATTATCCGTGTGTCAATATCTGATCGAAAGTTCTGGTCACTTTCATCCATTGTTGAGAGCGGGTTCCCCCAGTCTGTGGAGGCGGGCTCCGTGCTCACAAACCCTCCGCTGGTGGTCCTGGAACGGAAACAAGAGTTGAGCACCAGCTGAATGATCCCTGATTCTCAAGACCTCCTTTCACAGTGTAtggaggaaggaaaaggagccACCCACGGGCGCAGTGATTTTATCAACggctgggctggggcgcagaGCCTGGATTCAACCTCAGCTCTCATCGTCTCCGCAGCTGTCTTCTAGCTGCAGTCACAAACGCCCTTCTGGCCTGAGCCTTTCTGTGACCCAATACCTCCCATAGCTTCCTGAGATAATGTCACATCCTTTGTCTTTAGGTCTAGGACAAGCTCTGTGGGACAGCCACAGGGTTCGACCAGACGTCTCCAGTCTAGAGTTGTCAGAAGCAGCGAGCCGGTTCTGAGTCACAGCCACAGGACGTGCAAAGAGAAGCAGGCTGCACTGCTCTCCCAAGAGCTCTGTTTGCGGTTGGAAACAGAGAGTCTTTGTTCCTAAAACACACAGGGTTGTGGATGAAAAGACAGATGCTCCatattatacagtcacagtggtcaaaaccacatggtattggtatatgACAgagactcagaccaatggaaaagaactgaaaactcagagataaaattattagcatacagacatctgatctttgataagggcccaaaaatatcaagtgggaagcagatgccctcttcaacaagtgctgCTGGAAAAATGAATATCTATCTGCCgacaaatgaagcaagacccttatctcactccgtgCACAAGAATCAACTCAAGGTAGATCGCAGACATCAACATGAAACCCAAACAACtaggccatcagtgagggaattgggacaaacctgtggacttgggtgcagggaatacacaggctatgagaaataaggaaggacacaatgcagaggagtcacaaattgacaagtagagtatactgaagataaaacacctgtgtatatcaaaagaattcaccaacagagtaataagagagctcacggactgggaaaatatctttagcaatgacacatcagacaaagccttattactaaatctacaatactctgctagcttccaaaaagaaacaaatattaattgcccattgaggaggtgggcaaaggacctgaacagaagtttcacaagggcagaaatctgagtggccagtaaacatatgagaaaatcatTAGCcagtagagaaatgcaaattaaaacaatgagataccacctaacaccctcaaagatagccgaattcaaaaaatcagaaagcaacaagtgttggaggggctgtggagaaattggaactctcatccactgctggtgaacctgtaagtATATACAGGCGCTATAGAAATCGACTtagcgatttctaaaacagatggaaattgagctaccatacatcCAGCAATCCCCGTACTGGGCATATAGcctgaagaggcaagaaacaaacaaggccagacatctgtgctccaatgttcatcacggcacagttcacaattgcaagcagttggaaacaacccacatttccatcaacagatgaatggatcaaaaagctggggtacatccatacaatggagtactacacatccctaaaaagcagggaTGAAGCACATCGCtccatgggaagaactggggaaatcatgctaagccaagtaagccaagcacaaaaggacaagtacaacatgagtccactgaggtaagcttttaaaaaatgcaaaagaggcatagggtgaggaccaggtagtatggcaggggccagaccaaatccatggatagatatggtagccaactaaaaaggagggagaaaaaagaaaaagaaagaaatgggtatCAGAAAGACAGGGCACTAACCGACCCAAGGGGAGGCTattatttatgtctccacagggaaagagggaccaaacttcaaccccgtgctccaagatgtgaatacaatatacttacatgaagcagggaaccactggagaggtctgagggactggccccaatcccaactacgtggacacctgcccctcccctcagtagaaatgacttcagaggacagcactgaagctgcagctcagggagagggacatgtctgatcagagcacacaggagcaaatgaagagggaggaagagagagtggagcacaccctgttccaccaagccctgaggacaatatccctgctcagagcagccaacgcacagagaggaccatatgaccgtccccactatgagacacaacatccctcactgacccatagccctatgggcccagcactggagacacagtgttggaattGGGCCCGATATGatgccaccacactgaggcaaatactAAGGGCAcgcaacaaaacagcaaagggaacagagcaaggaattcctgagggagtaccaaaaatagactttggggtcagggcgtggcactccatcagactggacctgaaaacattcctaaagggcaggaaactgaccttgaactatttacaggcttttcttctttttcttgtcattgttttgtttgttgctttgttgtgctctgccttgtttttttgcatattattatctctgcaggtctatctagataagctaggctggataaacaatctggaggagaaaacaaggggaccaatgcttttgggggaacatgggagagggggagttgggggaaaggaagtggtgttaacagacccagggacaaatgaacaagtgatccaaagtcagtggcaagTAGGGTttaagaagcctggtagggcatgatcaagggcaaagtaaccgagaggaattactgaaacccaaatgaaggctgagcatgattgtgggacaagaggaaagtaaaaggaaatagaggaaagaactagga contains the following coding sequences:
- the LOC142445810 gene encoding mas-related G-protein coupled receptor member A-like, which translates into the protein MDESDQNFRSDIDTRIMIPSLLAIVIALCGLAGNAVVIWLLGFRLRRNPFCVYILNLAVADCLVLGSTTAHALMVLIDYFRVIFAFYNLVINVVLLFPYLAGMSLLSAIATERCLSIVCPIWYRCRRPPHMSGVSCAIIWALSLVLASLESLLCTVSYDLCWLFDFFLCTWLTFLFVILCVSSLALLVKVFYGSRRRKMTRLIVTILITVLVFLLCGLPFAFGWFLVPWMVDAYGRLPYIWFNLFSCVNSSANPIIYFFVGSFRQRQQRLKSTLRMVLQRALQDTPEGEEPGGAAAQGPREQAESVV